The Granulicella sibirica genome has a segment encoding these proteins:
- a CDS encoding HD-GYP domain-containing protein has protein sequence MRRTSAVFEAKETADPTLQEILVALSYALDLTEGAVPGHAIRSCLLGVRIALAMGLDHGTISDLYYASLLKDVGCSSNSARMCQIVGGDDRAVKAGTKLVDWTQPLKPELATVKLLWEQVLPGASRFGRGWRMLKIAARQKETSRELIELRCDRGAQIVRKLGLGDTIAVAVRHLDEHWNGGGYPLALKGRDIPMISRIMAVAQHLDAFCMDQGPQTAIDVLIERKKRWFDPDLTAVAVALHKSGDLWLQCLPGYPADETYATVMKLHKNKHKALSSADIDSICEAFSDVVDAKSPFTFRHSLGVRDAAVAIGNTLGLAEDRMLVLRRAALLHDLGKLGVSNSILDKNGKLTDEEFALVKGHPSMSAQILSRVAAFDEISVIAGEHHEKLDGSGYPNRLTEDDLSLESRVLAVADIFGALSEERPYREALGPEKITSIMEKDVPKKLDAVCFEALRVVMAGAVWPSKEDRREIGMGCSLPGMQAAAVKV, from the coding sequence TTGAGAAGAACATCCGCGGTATTTGAAGCGAAAGAGACGGCTGACCCAACACTGCAGGAGATCCTGGTCGCGCTGTCGTATGCGCTGGACCTGACGGAAGGCGCGGTTCCGGGACATGCGATCCGATCGTGTCTGCTTGGGGTGCGGATCGCGCTGGCTATGGGGCTCGATCATGGGACGATTTCTGACCTTTACTACGCTTCGCTTCTGAAGGATGTGGGATGCAGCAGCAACTCGGCACGGATGTGCCAGATTGTGGGCGGAGACGACCGCGCGGTTAAGGCCGGGACGAAGCTGGTTGACTGGACGCAGCCGCTGAAGCCTGAACTGGCGACGGTGAAGCTGCTGTGGGAGCAGGTGCTTCCGGGGGCTTCAAGGTTTGGCCGCGGGTGGCGGATGCTGAAGATCGCGGCGAGGCAGAAGGAGACGTCGCGCGAGTTGATTGAGCTGAGGTGCGATCGCGGAGCTCAGATTGTGCGCAAGCTCGGGCTCGGTGACACGATTGCCGTAGCGGTGCGGCACCTGGATGAGCATTGGAATGGCGGAGGATATCCGCTTGCGCTCAAGGGCCGGGATATTCCGATGATTTCGCGGATCATGGCCGTGGCGCAGCACCTGGACGCGTTCTGCATGGACCAGGGGCCGCAGACGGCGATCGATGTGTTGATCGAGCGGAAGAAGCGGTGGTTCGATCCGGACTTGACGGCGGTAGCGGTTGCTCTGCACAAGTCGGGCGATCTTTGGCTGCAGTGTTTGCCGGGGTATCCGGCGGATGAGACCTATGCGACGGTGATGAAGCTACATAAGAACAAGCATAAGGCGCTCTCGTCGGCTGACATTGATTCGATCTGCGAGGCGTTTTCGGATGTGGTCGATGCTAAGTCTCCGTTTACGTTCCGGCACTCGCTTGGAGTGAGAGATGCGGCGGTGGCGATCGGAAATACGCTGGGGCTAGCGGAGGATAGAATGCTCGTGCTTCGGCGGGCGGCGCTTCTGCATGACCTGGGTAAGCTTGGTGTGTCGAACTCGATTCTGGATAAGAACGGCAAGTTGACGGATGAGGAGTTTGCGCTGGTGAAGGGGCATCCTTCGATGAGCGCGCAGATTTTGAGCAGGGTTGCGGCGTTCGATGAGATCTCGGTGATCGCGGGAGAGCACCACGAGAAGCTGGATGGGTCGGGGTATCCAAACCGGTTGACGGAGGATGATCTTTCGCTCGAATCGCGGGTGCTGGCGGTGGCGGATATCTTCGGGGCTTTGTCCGAAGAGAGGCCTTATCGAGAGGCGCTTGGACCGGAGAAGATCACGTCGATCATGGAAAAGGATGTGCCGAAGAAGCTGGATGCCGTCTGCTTTGAGGCGCTGCGGGTAGTGATGGCCGGGGCCGTCTGGCCGTCGAAGGAAGATCGACGGGAGATCGGGATGGGGTGCTCGCTGCCTGGGATGCAGGCGGCGGCGGTAAAAGTGTAA